The genomic window ACCTCCAGTTTCTACAAAGCTGTCTCAAACTAGTGAGCATGACATCACCACAAAGAGAGAGGAATTGAAGGAAAAACTTTCTTCTTTGACTCCAAAGGAGATGTTTGAGGAACTGATGAACGAAAACATATATGAGTTCATACTGAAAGAAACTGTGAGATATGCAGTAAATATGACGAATATGCAGGATTTTATCCTCACAGTTGAAGAAGTGAGGGTCTTTGTCAGATTTCTTCTTTTTGCTGGCTACCATAAGCTCCCTGCTGAGAAGCTATACTGGTCTGAGGAGGAAGATGTTGGAATACCAATTATAAAGACAGCTACGTCAAGGAATAAAtatcagaagttgaaaacattGCATCATTTTCAAGATAATGACTTAGCCAATCTTCCCGTGCctgggttaccgggttcgattcgcggcggggtcagggattttctctgcctcctgat from Schistocerca nitens isolate TAMUIC-IGC-003100 chromosome 5, iqSchNite1.1, whole genome shotgun sequence includes these protein-coding regions:
- the LOC126260662 gene encoding piggyBac transposable element-derived protein 3-like, translated to MCLLNYLHYFVAVHYFASSENNEETVCKTSLPSTSQVSRSKSKKRRLTDEKSNWKMTPPVSTKLSQTSEHDITTKREELKEKLSSLTPKEMFEELMNENIYEFILKETVRYAVNMTNMQDFILTVEEVRVFVRFLLFAGYHKLPAEKLYWSEEEDVGIPIIKTATSRNKYQKLKTLHHFQDNDLANLPVPGLPANENEHDRGLKTRRLLTTINDSFQKFGIFEEILSTDEMIVKYYGQSGLKQFIRGKPIRFGYKL